The following coding sequences are from one Pusillimonas sp. DMV24BSW_D window:
- a CDS encoding CBS domain-containing protein, translating into MRVIDILRTKPGVLYTTSPDTPISKALLNIANHDAGSLIVMKDNRLVGLLSFREIINMLALQLAPQGGEGAIDLQSLKVKDVMNSQPVVIDPQMDLHTLRGLMVSLRQRFMPVVEKDVVIGVLSFYDVAKAVHESQEAENRYLKAYINDQHEAPQP; encoded by the coding sequence ATGCGCGTCATCGACATACTTCGCACCAAACCGGGCGTGCTTTACACAACTTCCCCCGACACCCCCATTAGCAAAGCCCTGCTGAATATCGCCAACCACGACGCCGGCTCGCTGATTGTGATGAAAGACAACCGCCTGGTGGGCTTGTTGTCGTTCCGGGAAATTATCAATATGCTGGCGCTTCAGCTTGCCCCGCAAGGTGGCGAGGGGGCCATTGATTTGCAATCGCTTAAAGTGAAAGACGTGATGAACAGCCAACCTGTTGTGATTGACCCACAAATGGACCTGCATACATTACGCGGCCTTATGGTGAGTTTACGCCAGCGCTTTATGCCGGTAGTGGAAAAAGACGTGGTCATTGGCGTGTTGTCTTTCTACGATGTGGCCAAAGCCGTTCATGAAAGCCAGGAAGCGGAAAACCGCTACCTGAAAGCCTACATTAACGACCAGCACGAAGCGCCGCAGCCTTAA
- a CDS encoding carbonic anhydrase, translated as MFPQRLTEGYQQFLDGRFQTESNRYHQLAEKGQRPEIMLIGCCDSRVSPEAIFDAGPGEMFVVRNVANLVPPFDPDTESSYHGTSAAIEFGVNGLNVKHIVILGHASCGGVKAFHDQAAPLSQGEFIRKWMSQIEPVAERLGPSTGDYAQDLKRLELAVAEESMHNLLTFPFIRRRVESGELMLHAAYFGVATGVLFVRNPHTGKFEPCVNE; from the coding sequence ATGTTTCCGCAACGACTCACTGAAGGGTATCAACAATTTCTCGACGGCCGCTTTCAAACCGAAAGCAACCGCTACCACCAATTGGCTGAAAAAGGGCAGCGCCCGGAAATCATGCTGATTGGGTGCTGCGATTCGCGCGTGTCGCCGGAAGCTATTTTCGACGCGGGGCCGGGAGAAATGTTTGTGGTGCGTAACGTGGCCAACCTGGTGCCGCCGTTCGACCCCGATACGGAGTCGTCGTATCACGGCACCAGCGCCGCCATCGAGTTCGGGGTGAACGGCCTGAACGTGAAACACATTGTGATTCTGGGCCATGCGTCGTGTGGGGGCGTAAAAGCCTTTCACGACCAGGCTGCGCCGTTAAGCCAGGGTGAATTCATTCGTAAATGGATGTCGCAAATCGAGCCCGTGGCCGAGCGCCTGGGCCCGTCAACCGGCGACTACGCCCAAGACCTGAAGCGGCTGGAATTGGCGGTGGCGGAAGAAAGCATGCACAACCTGCTGACCTTTCCGTTTATTCGCCGCCGTGTGGAAAGCGGCGAACTGATGCTGCACGCCGCATATTTCGGCGTGGCCACCGGTGTGCTGTTTGTACGTAACCCGCACACCGGTAAATTTGAACCTTGCGTGAATGAATAA